In the Leptospira sp. WS4.C2 genome, one interval contains:
- a CDS encoding acetylglutamate kinase: MNSKDVLSRVFEITRDPRDGLLFLKEFQSLSPESFAILYADSETIFESSEALFSDLKLLYQLDLFPFVVLEVDSFQYLKVFFPLEQMNAEGERSLGFTYQVVDRNQPLKEAVTESIRQKKIPILLWDDDSEKLSSLLDRCRSILHSSKVIYVSIDGPLKDPFSGKVQSILQRDTNLSLPEGITLSRSQEEFVNLSEDLLSKIEDPKFSIVLTSPFTLLPELFTVKGSGTLVKRKNKIKVCHSTEDVDMKRVFQLIEESFGKPLKPEFYKTKFDVLFLEESYRACAWMQKTEHGYLLSKFAVNGVARGAGVGRDIWDQILEHCRPLFWRSKPDNNINKWYMSVAQGIEKDESWYYYWLGLDRSLIPATIQTLKEQPEDFFPK; the protein is encoded by the coding sequence ATGAATTCCAAAGACGTACTCAGCCGAGTCTTTGAAATCACAAGGGATCCAAGAGACGGACTCCTTTTCTTAAAAGAATTCCAGTCTCTTTCCCCTGAATCGTTTGCAATTCTGTATGCAGATTCCGAAACTATCTTTGAAAGTTCCGAAGCCCTCTTCTCCGATTTAAAATTACTCTACCAATTGGATTTATTTCCTTTTGTTGTTTTAGAAGTGGATAGTTTCCAGTATCTAAAAGTTTTTTTTCCTTTAGAGCAAATGAATGCTGAAGGAGAAAGAAGTTTAGGTTTTACCTACCAAGTGGTGGATCGAAACCAACCTTTAAAAGAAGCAGTAACAGAAAGCATACGTCAGAAAAAAATCCCTATTTTACTTTGGGATGATGATTCGGAAAAACTTTCTTCTCTCCTAGATCGTTGTAGGTCCATCCTTCACTCTTCAAAAGTCATTTATGTTTCAATTGATGGCCCGCTGAAAGATCCATTTTCCGGAAAAGTACAATCCATTTTACAAAGAGATACAAATTTGTCTCTACCAGAAGGAATCACACTCTCTAGATCACAGGAAGAATTTGTAAATCTTTCGGAAGATTTATTATCCAAAATCGAAGACCCAAAATTTAGTATTGTCCTCACATCCCCATTCACTCTACTCCCTGAACTTTTCACAGTCAAAGGAAGCGGAACTCTCGTTAAGCGAAAAAATAAAATTAAGGTCTGCCATTCGACTGAAGATGTAGATATGAAACGAGTGTTCCAACTCATAGAAGAATCTTTCGGAAAACCTTTAAAACCTGAGTTCTACAAGACAAAATTTGATGTTCTATTTTTAGAAGAATCTTACAGGGCCTGTGCTTGGATGCAAAAAACGGAACATGGATACTTACTGTCTAAGTTTGCGGTTAATGGTGTGGCAAGAGGGGCAGGAGTCGGACGAGACATTTGGGATCAAATTCTCGAACATTGCAGACCGCTTTTTTGGCGCAGTAAACCCGACAACAATATCAATAAATGGTATATGTCAGTAGCGCAAGGAATTGAAAAAGACGAAAGTTGGTATTACTATTGGTTGGGACTCGACAGATCTCTGATTCCTGCCACCATACAAACGTTAAAAGAGCAGCCCGAAGATTTTTTCCCTAAATAA
- a CDS encoding DCC1-like thiol-disulfide oxidoreductase family protein, which produces MQTPKSILIYDGNCNFCTRLAKSIREKTNEKIAIVSYHKLSMLELESIHKQLTNELCAGEVQYIEEGNRYPGFFAVRQILWKMDRYKYFAFLLYLPLIPFLGMATMYLLKRFRSKL; this is translated from the coding sequence ATGCAAACCCCAAAATCTATATTAATCTATGATGGAAACTGTAATTTTTGTACGCGGCTTGCCAAATCCATTCGAGAAAAAACAAACGAAAAGATAGCCATTGTTTCTTATCATAAACTATCAATGTTGGAACTGGAATCTATCCACAAGCAGCTTACAAACGAACTCTGTGCCGGAGAGGTTCAGTACATTGAAGAAGGAAATCGGTACCCTGGTTTTTTTGCAGTTAGACAAATCCTTTGGAAGATGGACCGATACAAATATTTTGCCTTTCTTTTATATTTGCCCCTCATTCCTTTTTTAGGTATGGCTACTATGTATCTTTTGAAACGATTTCGTTCTAAACTTTAG
- a CDS encoding iron-containing redox enzyme family protein, producing MNLIETLKKDVETHPVLKSQWLLERNISMSFNDLILWLSQEYFVSIGFVDWFLQVAAKTRDQNAKIVLVENIWGELGEGKIADTHVSILIEFLTKLNFDFSNHKLLPETKTYLDKMESIIGKGFFYGLGALGPANEYLLKLEYSQISQAYQKLKLEMALPEGKFFQVNLDADEGHSQRMFELIEETATTEESKNQVLEGNLLALVAREDFYTGLSRLDRERLTKV from the coding sequence ATGAACTTAATAGAAACTTTAAAAAAGGATGTAGAAACTCATCCTGTCCTTAAGTCACAGTGGTTATTAGAACGAAACATTTCTATGAGTTTTAATGACTTAATTTTATGGCTCAGCCAAGAATACTTTGTGTCCATTGGTTTTGTGGATTGGTTTTTGCAAGTAGCAGCAAAAACAAGAGACCAAAATGCAAAGATCGTTCTTGTCGAAAATATATGGGGAGAATTAGGCGAAGGAAAAATTGCTGATACCCATGTTTCTATCCTGATCGAGTTTCTAACAAAGTTAAACTTCGACTTTTCCAATCATAAGCTGTTACCAGAAACAAAAACTTATTTGGATAAAATGGAATCCATCATTGGAAAAGGATTTTTCTATGGGCTCGGGGCACTTGGTCCTGCGAATGAATACCTTCTTAAGTTAGAATATTCGCAAATCTCCCAAGCATATCAAAAACTAAAGTTAGAAATGGCCTTACCTGAAGGGAAGTTTTTCCAAGTGAATTTGGATGCTGATGAAGGTCATAGCCAAAGGATGTTTGAGCTCATTGAAGAAACGGCAACTACGGAAGAATCTAAAAACCAAGTGCTTGAAGGAAATTTACTCGCTCTTGTTGCAAGAGAGGATTTTTATACAGGACTTTCTCGTTTGGATAGAGAACGACTAACTAAAGTTTAG
- a CDS encoding D-alanine--D-alanine ligase, whose translation MKRTVVLACDLYDPKTPELCQEWESKETILNMEDTIRKLGYDVAVLSHPTEITSVLTNIPPNDRKNWIVWNLVEGYHSPNREAYIPALCEYLAVPHTGSSASVQTLTLDKYKTKLFLKSFGIPTADSQLILSPNDVPKIPFPLFLKPNGEGSSLGIGENNRIDLNEDFARVTSELLEIYPSLLAETYLSGRELTIAILGNQGNYQTTPPAFVDYPGSVYSDLVKSKESFVESLDFHVPSELSNSLQFYSLKVAELLGSSGYIRLDFKLEKDEFYLLEVNATPGFSSIYSTLPLLWENTGRTYSELLNHCLELGFEEYYHHFRYQYAKDRNV comes from the coding sequence ATGAAGCGTACAGTGGTTTTGGCTTGTGATCTTTATGATCCTAAGACTCCAGAGTTATGCCAAGAATGGGAATCAAAAGAAACGATTCTGAATATGGAAGATACCATTCGGAAACTAGGCTATGATGTTGCAGTTTTATCTCATCCAACAGAGATTACCTCAGTTCTAACAAACATCCCACCAAACGATAGAAAAAACTGGATTGTATGGAATCTCGTCGAAGGATATCATTCTCCTAATCGAGAGGCTTACATACCAGCATTATGCGAATATTTGGCAGTTCCGCATACAGGAAGTTCGGCTTCAGTCCAAACCTTAACTCTAGATAAATACAAAACAAAATTATTTTTAAAATCTTTTGGAATTCCTACAGCGGATTCACAGCTTATCCTGAGTCCAAACGATGTACCTAAGATTCCATTTCCCTTATTCCTAAAACCTAACGGGGAAGGTTCGAGTCTTGGCATCGGAGAAAATAATCGGATTGATCTGAACGAGGATTTTGCGCGGGTAACCTCCGAACTCTTAGAAATATATCCAAGTTTACTTGCTGAAACTTACTTGTCCGGTCGGGAATTAACAATCGCTATTTTGGGTAACCAAGGCAATTACCAAACCACCCCACCAGCATTTGTGGACTATCCCGGTTCTGTTTACAGTGACCTTGTCAAATCCAAAGAAAGTTTTGTAGAGTCATTAGACTTCCATGTACCTTCGGAGCTCTCGAATTCACTCCAGTTCTATTCCTTAAAAGTGGCAGAACTATTAGGGAGTTCCGGGTACATTCGTTTGGATTTTAAACTGGAAAAAGACGAGTTTTACCTTTTGGAAGTCAATGCCACTCCTGGATTTTCATCCATTTACTCCACCTTGCCCTTGTTATGGGAAAATACGGGGAGGACCTATTCCGAACTCTTAAACCATTGTTTGGAATTGGGGTTTGAAGAATACTATCATCATTTTCGTTATCAATATGCAAAGGATCGAAACGTATGA
- a CDS encoding KamA family radical SAM protein, whose protein sequence is MLVQSSLSEVLKAREDLFSRTNWTDPTSQLQNRVKGEDLSKYFVLTESEEIGIRETIRLHVSTTPYYLALSDPLDTNCPIRRMIVPRSEEAVLSLEESADPLDEERLSPVRGLTHMYPNRVLLFSNHSCSVYCRHCMRGRKVSSSEERMEKGDLEKAFDYIRNHPQIEDVVISGGDPLNLADSRLEWILAELHSIPHVKICRLGTRNPVTLPFRITDALCKIIETYNDDNLSIFCNTQFNHPKECTKESKEAILRLLKAGVSVGNQSVLLKGINDEEEVMLTLHKKLLEMRVRAYYLYDPELIPGSRGFRTPLARGIEIVEYMRGKIGGMGIPQFVNDLPGGGGKITIAPNWYLGYYPKTRQHAFRSAVTKKIHLSFEPVGSDRESYYPVISDSLWEKLGL, encoded by the coding sequence ATGCTCGTGCAAAGCAGTTTATCAGAAGTTCTTAAGGCACGTGAGGATTTGTTTTCCCGGACAAACTGGACGGATCCAACCTCGCAGTTGCAAAACAGAGTCAAAGGTGAAGACCTATCTAAATACTTTGTGCTTACAGAATCGGAAGAAATAGGAATTCGTGAGACGATCCGCCTACATGTGTCCACAACCCCTTATTACCTGGCGCTCTCAGATCCTTTGGATACGAATTGCCCGATTCGCAGGATGATTGTTCCTCGTTCGGAAGAAGCAGTCCTTTCGTTAGAGGAAAGCGCTGACCCTTTGGATGAAGAACGCCTAAGCCCTGTTCGTGGACTCACTCATATGTATCCCAATCGGGTTCTTTTATTTTCCAACCATTCCTGTAGCGTGTATTGTCGTCATTGTATGCGAGGTCGTAAGGTATCATCCAGTGAAGAAAGAATGGAAAAAGGTGATTTAGAAAAGGCCTTTGATTACATTCGCAACCACCCACAAATTGAAGATGTTGTGATTAGTGGGGGAGATCCACTGAACTTAGCAGATTCTCGTTTGGAGTGGATTTTAGCAGAGCTCCATTCCATTCCGCACGTAAAAATATGTAGGCTTGGGACAAGAAATCCTGTCACTTTGCCTTTTCGCATAACAGATGCATTATGTAAAATCATAGAAACCTATAATGATGACAATTTATCTATTTTTTGTAACACTCAGTTCAATCATCCCAAAGAATGTACAAAAGAATCTAAAGAAGCCATCCTTCGATTGTTAAAAGCCGGAGTTTCCGTAGGAAACCAATCTGTTTTATTAAAAGGAATTAATGATGAGGAAGAGGTAATGCTCACTCTTCATAAAAAATTATTAGAGATGAGAGTTCGCGCCTACTATCTATATGATCCAGAACTCATTCCAGGTTCCAGGGGATTTCGAACACCGCTCGCTCGTGGGATAGAAATTGTAGAGTATATGAGAGGAAAAATTGGAGGCATGGGGATTCCACAATTTGTAAATGATTTACCTGGAGGTGGCGGAAAGATCACCATCGCACCAAATTGGTATTTAGGATACTATCCGAAAACACGCCAACATGCCTTCCGTTCTGCAGTCACAAAAAAAATTCATCTTTCCTTTGAACCTGTTGGTTCTGATAGAGAATCGTATTATCCCGTCATTAGCGATTCTCTATGGGAGAAATTGGGATTATGA
- a CDS encoding HAD family hydrolase, whose protein sequence is MVAFDVDGTLFSSESIIFKTYVQAIEEFASKTGKITSLPSHDQIMNEIGKPVRTIFANLLPDLPESERDMISGRVLDLLCDAIRSGGGDFYAGVGSTIHYLKEKGYTITCASNGRKAYIETVLDTAGVLQYFEPIVVINQDTIHTKGEILAEYVRKYNLEPSSIAMIGDRHSDWEAARQTGCPFGFCTYGHGLPGEIPDFEWKFDDLPTLKEFF, encoded by the coding sequence ATGGTCGCCTTCGATGTCGATGGGACCTTATTTTCCTCAGAATCCATAATCTTTAAGACCTATGTGCAGGCAATCGAAGAGTTTGCAAGCAAGACGGGAAAAATCACGTCCTTACCAAGTCATGACCAGATTATGAACGAAATTGGAAAACCAGTGCGAACTATTTTTGCCAACCTTTTACCTGACCTTCCCGAATCCGAACGTGATATGATTTCTGGAAGAGTATTGGACCTTCTCTGTGACGCCATCCGAAGCGGTGGTGGTGACTTCTATGCGGGAGTTGGATCTACCATCCATTATTTAAAAGAAAAAGGATACACGATCACCTGCGCATCCAACGGTAGGAAGGCCTATATCGAAACGGTTTTAGACACGGCAGGAGTTTTACAATACTTCGAACCAATCGTTGTCATCAACCAAGACACGATCCATACCAAAGGTGAAATCCTTGCCGAATACGTTCGTAAGTACAATTTAGAACCGAGTTCCATTGCTATGATTGGCGATAGGCATAGCGATTGGGAAGCTGCCAGACAAACTGGTTGCCCTTTTGGATTTTGTACTTATGGCCACGGCCTTCCTGGCGAAATTCCTGATTTTGAATGGAAATTTGACGATTTACCGACTTTAAAAGAGTTTTTTTAA
- a CDS encoding GerMN domain-containing protein: protein MAVLPQIQEDKWKSLRYLLGGIFLVLVLIEKSMGFDPKTGGNFFPKQGFRNIGKTQEKSKFAEPTDPFAKENWEDDLNWEEEVLTQTFPDSDPKTKPRQKLVDDTIPEITLPEDRFPGAGKRLQADAGYLSVYFLKFYGTGKNSQSQLVKLAREFPGGDPIPFLFQELTKGPNPEEKGKGVLSALSKRIRMEPNYRLENGILHISVSEDISYGGSVEILKDRLDQIVFTMVGNFGIKAVVLYSNGERIRTLGSDGLTIPELLAKSQRKVIIF from the coding sequence GTGGCGGTACTTCCCCAAATCCAAGAAGACAAATGGAAATCTTTACGCTATTTGCTTGGCGGAATTTTTCTTGTACTTGTTCTTATTGAAAAGTCGATGGGGTTTGATCCGAAAACGGGAGGAAATTTTTTTCCCAAACAAGGATTTCGCAACATAGGAAAGACCCAAGAGAAATCAAAATTTGCAGAGCCCACCGATCCTTTTGCCAAAGAAAATTGGGAAGATGATTTGAATTGGGAAGAAGAAGTTCTCACACAGACTTTTCCTGATTCCGACCCCAAAACAAAACCACGCCAAAAATTAGTTGATGATACCATTCCTGAGATCACTCTTCCAGAAGACAGGTTCCCTGGCGCCGGCAAACGCCTGCAAGCGGATGCGGGTTACTTATCCGTTTATTTTTTAAAATTTTATGGAACCGGAAAAAATAGCCAATCGCAACTGGTCAAACTTGCTCGGGAATTTCCCGGTGGAGATCCCATTCCTTTTTTATTCCAAGAACTCACCAAAGGTCCAAACCCGGAAGAAAAGGGAAAAGGAGTCCTCTCTGCTTTATCCAAACGCATCCGAATGGAACCAAATTATCGGTTGGAAAATGGAATTCTTCATATCTCCGTTTCCGAAGACATAAGTTATGGAGGGAGTGTGGAGATTTTAAAAGATCGATTGGACCAAATTGTTTTTACTATGGTAGGTAATTTTGGAATCAAAGCAGTAGTTCTTTATTCCAATGGGGAACGAATTCGGACCTTGGGTAGCGATGGTTTGACCATTCCAGAGCTTCTTGCCAAATCCCAAAGAAAGGTAATCATTTTTTAA
- a CDS encoding diguanylate cyclase, which produces MTAFTSIISLLFVDSLVRTKEASFWIAFFRISSLAICFLVYLFGKKKVKLYQRHIYGITSLVLIGLILLYIPMMVYDKPNHSYYLFGSAIVIASASILLWIEPFRILLLSTLYIAVFIPLHLNFSRIQGFDQFVFYQDVLIVLFLLAFGFVANLLINYWRFEEYRVKARLRITVGKLLRINQKIEDLSRVDSMTELFNRRHLLEQFDLYKKRSNREGFIIGLVILDLDRLKTINDKYGHKQGDLAIQAFAKTVKSRTRITDIAARIGGDEFCLLVSPIDKEGLQVLAESIREKLERLQIPIHNQPGESLTLTVSIGATLFRAEDDPSFDELYHKIDVALYTSKNEGRNRITLIES; this is translated from the coding sequence ATGACAGCATTCACATCGATCATTTCTCTCCTCTTTGTGGATTCCCTTGTTAGAACTAAGGAAGCAAGTTTCTGGATTGCTTTTTTTCGGATCTCCTCTCTTGCGATATGTTTTTTAGTCTATCTCTTTGGCAAAAAAAAAGTTAAGTTATACCAAAGACATATTTATGGAATTACAAGCCTTGTTCTCATAGGACTCATACTACTCTATATACCTATGATGGTATATGACAAACCAAATCATTCCTACTATCTATTTGGTTCTGCTATCGTTATCGCCAGTGCTTCGATTCTTTTATGGATTGAACCGTTCCGTATCTTATTACTCTCTACTTTATACATCGCAGTTTTTATCCCTCTGCATTTAAACTTCTCTCGAATTCAAGGTTTTGATCAGTTTGTTTTCTACCAAGACGTACTCATTGTTTTATTTTTACTCGCATTTGGATTTGTAGCCAACCTTCTCATCAACTATTGGCGATTCGAAGAATATCGAGTCAAAGCTAGACTTCGCATCACCGTAGGAAAATTACTTCGCATCAACCAAAAGATAGAAGATTTGTCTCGTGTGGATTCGATGACGGAGCTCTTTAACAGACGTCATTTGTTGGAACAATTTGATCTCTATAAAAAAAGATCCAACCGCGAGGGTTTTATCATCGGACTAGTGATTTTGGACCTAGACCGTCTCAAAACGATTAACGATAAATATGGTCATAAACAAGGGGATCTTGCCATCCAAGCTTTTGCCAAAACGGTAAAGTCTAGGACAAGGATTACAGACATTGCTGCAAGGATCGGTGGGGATGAATTTTGTTTACTCGTATCACCAATCGATAAGGAAGGTTTACAAGTTCTTGCCGAATCCATCCGAGAAAAATTGGAACGTTTACAAATCCCAATCCATAACCAACCTGGAGAATCTCTTACATTAACGGTCTCGATCGGAGCCACACTCTTTCGTGCGGAAGACGATCCGAGTTTTGACGAACTCTACCACAAAATTGACGTTGCCCTCTATACCTCAAAAAACGAAGGCAGAAACCGCATTACCCTCATCGAATCGTAA
- the mqnC gene encoding cyclic dehypoxanthinyl futalosine synthase, which produces MNLDSFSLNPNEPSDAVLLNAVAGKRISPEEAVLLYRHGDFLKIQMVARYLREKVRPHTEASYTMFRVVNYTNYCNVECSFCSFMDEIGNGKGYVLSKEDILQKMDYAVEEGADQMFLQGGVYPELPFDYYLDVIRTVKSKYPKMHIRAFSPVEIINLETITGKPLREVLLILKEAGLDSVPGAGAEILTERMRQIISPKKATVSEWVRAMETCHEVGLLGSANVVFGSEETEEEVIEHLTVVRDLQDRTGGFLSFIPWTFQPQTKRFKVRPVPTHEYLKVLGICRIFLDNIKHMETSVMVLGKGVGQLALYSGADDISSVVIEENVLRSFGLKTEKEARKFLKEGGFQPIRRNLLYEEEYDCNQVGVD; this is translated from the coding sequence ATGAATTTAGACTCGTTTTCCTTGAATCCAAATGAACCGTCCGATGCTGTCCTTTTAAACGCAGTCGCAGGGAAACGTATCTCCCCAGAAGAAGCCGTTCTCCTCTACAGGCACGGGGATTTTTTAAAAATCCAGATGGTGGCTCGGTACTTACGTGAAAAGGTAAGGCCCCATACAGAAGCCAGTTACACCATGTTCCGGGTTGTGAATTATACGAACTATTGTAATGTAGAATGCAGCTTTTGTTCCTTTATGGACGAAATTGGGAATGGCAAAGGGTATGTTCTCTCGAAAGAGGATATCTTACAAAAAATGGACTACGCTGTGGAGGAAGGAGCAGACCAAATGTTCCTGCAAGGGGGAGTGTATCCAGAACTACCTTTCGATTATTACTTGGATGTCATTCGCACGGTTAAATCGAAATATCCTAAGATGCACATTCGTGCCTTTTCCCCAGTAGAGATCATCAATTTAGAAACGATTACTGGAAAGCCATTAAGAGAAGTGCTTTTGATTCTGAAAGAAGCTGGGCTTGATTCGGTTCCCGGTGCTGGTGCGGAAATTCTCACCGAAAGAATGCGCCAAATCATATCTCCCAAAAAAGCCACTGTTTCGGAGTGGGTGAGAGCCATGGAAACTTGCCACGAAGTAGGACTCCTCGGTTCAGCCAATGTTGTTTTTGGATCGGAGGAAACAGAAGAGGAAGTGATTGAACACTTAACTGTGGTTCGTGACCTCCAGGACCGCACTGGTGGATTTTTATCCTTTATTCCTTGGACCTTCCAACCGCAAACCAAACGTTTTAAAGTAAGACCTGTTCCGACTCATGAATACTTAAAGGTCCTTGGAATCTGCCGCATCTTTTTGGATAATATCAAACACATGGAAACTTCCGTGATGGTTCTTGGAAAGGGAGTGGGGCAACTCGCACTCTATTCGGGAGCTGATGATATTTCTTCTGTGGTAATCGAAGAGAACGTACTTCGTTCTTTTGGACTCAAAACAGAAAAGGAAGCCAGAAAATTCCTGAAAGAAGGGGGATTCCAACCGATCCGAAGGAATTTACTTTATGAGGAAGAATACGATTGCAACCAAGTGGGAGTGGATTGA
- a CDS encoding (Fe-S)-binding protein, translating into MDIGRIIFHLLFTAFFVVANVVFVRAILYRLGLIFNGRPAFFNEDAKKNLNIGFRLKSFLINVVLQKKNFREPVRGIMHAFVFYGFLVYTIHTTSQMVAGIFGYVMDDPYKFALPNFLFGEAANHIYEQAVNYVSILVLTGLGFFAWRRWIKKAKGLDVHSPASAIVISMIATLMVTTLLGNGAKTVAATYFTHAGPIDGAIGKIWESIGVANSNADIVFQIMWWGHILTVFSFMLYVPTSKHAHLIFAPFNYFLATDTPKGQLSKLNLDDENAVWGSNRVEDFPWPNLLDGMSCIECGRCQVECPANRTGKVLNPKAIIVELKHQMLEKMPEVAAARAGKTPEEGAEAVAALETGVINSHEGLSEEALWGCTTCYACVEACPVGNNQVNAIIEMRRHLVLAESKMSPELQKAFTNMENNSNPWGVGAHTRADWAQGLNVKVLSEAEDKNVDVLYWVGCAGAFDERNKKISRDFVKIMQKAEVNFGILGTEEGCSGDSARRGGNEYLYQTLAQTNVDTINGYGIKKIVTACPHCYNTIKNEYPQFGGNFEVIHHSEYINQLSKDGKIDVKVADDANTGKYTYHDSCYIGRYNNNYDNPRDVVKKVSGGKIEEAVDHHSKGLCCGAGGAQYWMEEHVDESNPESMRVNSKRTGQLLDTGATTIATACPFCITMITDGVKAAEKIDSVKVKDIAELVAENID; encoded by the coding sequence ATGGATATCGGAAGAATCATCTTTCACCTATTATTCACAGCTTTTTTCGTCGTGGCAAACGTTGTGTTTGTCCGCGCAATCCTTTACAGGCTCGGATTGATCTTCAATGGTCGTCCTGCATTCTTCAATGAAGATGCAAAAAAGAACCTAAATATCGGATTCCGCCTAAAGAGCTTTCTGATCAACGTCGTCCTCCAAAAGAAAAATTTCAGGGAACCTGTGCGCGGAATCATGCACGCATTTGTATTCTACGGATTCCTGGTGTATACCATCCATACAACAAGCCAAATGGTTGCCGGTATTTTTGGTTATGTCATGGACGACCCTTACAAGTTTGCTCTACCCAATTTCCTTTTTGGGGAAGCAGCAAATCATATTTACGAACAAGCAGTCAATTATGTATCCATCCTCGTTTTAACCGGTCTCGGTTTTTTCGCTTGGAGACGTTGGATTAAAAAAGCAAAAGGTTTGGATGTTCACTCTCCAGCTTCTGCGATTGTCATCAGTATGATTGCCACTCTTATGGTCACCACCTTACTTGGGAATGGTGCAAAAACAGTTGCTGCTACTTACTTCACTCATGCGGGACCGATTGATGGAGCCATTGGAAAAATTTGGGAATCCATCGGTGTTGCCAATTCCAATGCGGACATTGTGTTCCAAATTATGTGGTGGGGCCATATCCTTACTGTGTTCTCGTTTATGTTGTATGTTCCTACATCAAAACACGCTCACTTAATTTTTGCTCCTTTTAACTACTTCCTTGCAACAGACACTCCTAAAGGTCAACTTTCCAAACTGAATCTAGATGACGAAAATGCAGTTTGGGGATCCAACCGAGTGGAAGATTTCCCTTGGCCAAACCTACTCGACGGTATGTCCTGTATTGAATGTGGTCGTTGCCAAGTGGAATGCCCAGCAAACAGAACAGGAAAAGTTCTAAACCCAAAAGCCATCATTGTAGAACTCAAACACCAAATGTTAGAGAAAATGCCAGAAGTGGCAGCGGCACGTGCGGGAAAAACTCCTGAGGAAGGTGCAGAAGCAGTTGCTGCTTTAGAAACCGGAGTGATCAACTCACATGAAGGTTTAAGTGAAGAAGCTCTTTGGGGATGTACTACTTGTTATGCGTGCGTAGAAGCATGCCCGGTAGGAAACAACCAAGTGAATGCCATCATTGAAATGCGCCGTCACTTAGTCCTTGCAGAATCAAAAATGAGTCCAGAACTTCAAAAAGCCTTCACAAACATGGAAAACAATTCCAATCCATGGGGTGTGGGAGCTCATACAAGAGCAGACTGGGCACAAGGTTTGAATGTAAAAGTTCTTTCCGAAGCTGAAGACAAAAACGTAGACGTACTCTATTGGGTCGGTTGTGCGGGTGCTTTTGATGAAAGAAACAAAAAGATCTCTCGTGACTTTGTTAAAATCATGCAAAAAGCAGAAGTTAATTTTGGTATTCTTGGAACAGAAGAAGGATGTTCGGGAGACTCGGCACGCCGCGGTGGTAACGAATACCTCTACCAAACTTTAGCACAAACTAACGTAGACACAATCAACGGTTACGGAATCAAAAAAATCGTAACTGCTTGCCCACACTGCTACAACACAATCAAAAATGAATACCCTCAGTTTGGCGGAAACTTTGAAGTCATCCACCACTCCGAATACATCAACCAACTTTCTAAAGATGGTAAAATTGATGTAAAGGTAGCTGACGATGCGAACACCGGAAAATACACTTACCACGACTCTTGTTACATAGGTCGTTATAACAACAATTACGATAACCCTCGTGATGTTGTGAAAAAAGTATCCGGTGGAAAAATCGAAGAAGCGGTCGACCATCACTCCAAGGGACTTTGTTGTGGAGCGGGTGGAGCACAGTACTGGATGGAAGAACACGTGGATGAATCCAATCCAGAAAGTATGCGTGTGAATAGCAAACGTACAGGTCAACTCCTGGATACGGGTGCCACTACCATCGCTACGGCTTGCCCATTCTGTATCACAATGATTACAGATGGTGTGAAAGCCGCAGAGAAAATTGATTCCGTAAAAGTAAAAGACATTGCGGAACTTGTAGCTGAGAATATCGACTAA